A stretch of the Chlorobiota bacterium genome encodes the following:
- a CDS encoding agmatine deiminase family protein translates to MIQHKLLAEWVNHEATWLSYPHNRLDWPGKFSPIQWVFTEIIKFVSRDEIVRLVVKDLNQKRKAENSLKKVGVNLDKIDFIVTPTDRGWMRDCGPCFVKKGAFKSIVNFKFNGWAKYNNYLKDDSIPNIAAKHLSLDIENAIFKNVNVILEGGAIDVNGIGSLLTSEECLLDKITQVRNEGFTRNNYNELFKKYFNVSNVIWLNKGISGDDTHGHIDDVCRFVNEESIILVREKNPNDLNYPILEENWEIIQDIKLENGLKPNVIELPMPSPLYFDNIRLPASYANFYISNHAVLVPTFNDPNDRLALNILSDIFPNKKVIGIHSLDLVWGLGTLHCLTHDEFSNY, encoded by the coding sequence ATTATTCAACATAAATTACTTGCTGAATGGGTCAATCATGAAGCAACATGGTTATCGTATCCACATAATAGATTAGATTGGCCTGGAAAATTTTCACCAATTCAATGGGTATTTACTGAAATAATTAAGTTTGTTTCTAGAGATGAAATTGTTAGATTGGTTGTTAAAGATTTAAATCAAAAAAGAAAAGCAGAAAATTCACTTAAAAAAGTTGGTGTTAATTTAGACAAAATTGATTTTATTGTAACTCCAACTGATCGTGGCTGGATGCGAGATTGTGGACCTTGCTTCGTCAAAAAAGGAGCTTTTAAATCGATAGTTAATTTTAAATTTAATGGTTGGGCAAAATATAACAACTACTTAAAAGATGATAGTATTCCAAATATTGCAGCTAAACATTTATCTTTGGATATTGAAAATGCTATTTTTAAAAATGTTAATGTAATTCTTGAAGGTGGAGCAATTGATGTTAATGGTATAGGCAGTTTATTAACATCTGAAGAATGTCTGTTAGATAAAATCACTCAAGTAAGAAATGAAGGATTTACAAGAAATAATTATAATGAACTATTCAAAAAATACTTCAATGTTTCTAATGTAATTTGGCTTAATAAAGGGATTTCTGGTGATGATACTCATGGTCATATTGATGATGTTTGTAGATTTGTAAATGAAGAAAGTATAATTTTAGTTCGTGAAAAAAATCCTAATGATTTAAATTATCCTATCTTAGAAGAAAATTGGGAAATAATACAAGATATAAAACTTGAGAATGGCTTAAAACCTAATGTTATTGAATTACCGATGCCATCTCCATTATATTTCGATAATATAAGATTACCAGCAAGTTATGCTAATTTTTATATAAGTAATCATGCTGTTCTAGTTCCAACCTTTAATGACCCAAATGACAGATTGGCACTTAATATTTTAAGTGATATTTTTCCTAATAAAAAAGTTATTGGAATACATTCATTAGATTTAGTATGGGGTTTAGGCACATTACATTGCTTAACTCATGATGAATTTTCAAATTATTAA
- a CDS encoding histidine triad nucleotide-binding protein: MSTIFSKIINKEILVNIVYEDDLVLAFKDITPQAPIHIIIIPKVTDLKTLNDINEKHITLLGHIIFVATKIAKSEGISENGYRIVMNCNADGGQSIFHIHLHLLGGREMNWPPG, translated from the coding sequence ATGAGTACAATATTTTCTAAAATTATCAACAAAGAAATACTTGTTAATATAGTTTATGAAGATGATTTAGTTTTAGCTTTTAAAGATATTACACCGCAAGCACCAATTCATATTATAATTATTCCTAAAGTTACCGATTTAAAAACTTTAAATGATATTAACGAAAAGCATATTACATTATTAGGGCATATAATTTTTGTAGCTACTAAAATTGCAAAAAGTGAAGGTATTTCTGAAAATGGATATAGGATTGTAATGAATTGTAATGCAGATGGAGGTCAGAGTATATTTCATATTCACTTACATCTTTTAGGTGGTAGAGAAATGAATTGGCCTCCTGGTTAG
- a CDS encoding glycosyltransferase, translating into MIELKNMKMLLCARNTGEWIWNQRPSIFEKTMNGVESWVYALKGTYKNGLLLNSSDIHNYDLIILNMNIQYIAKYTDILKENKTRKSIIVGLFEGCLSDVIPVWKSWSSLANEMDFIISINNLGTKFLQTLTYTQIKYIGIPYPIEGISNYSIGLQEKEESCLLCSIPSLTPIDYLIGKQLGCKMIGFEKSFVRNIKGVSRNFSLDKLKYIKKTNKIYNDENLTLYPMGSMDSFLKVASKSKIWINLDSRYTWARYVLDAAALGIPIITTSSTGHANTLFPNTTIDNPFDTSRAVEIGLKLLKDKDYYKDVIEIAKEKLSWFSIEKTLKRLDMMLKGNNEN; encoded by the coding sequence ATGATAGAACTTAAGAATATGAAAATGTTATTATGTGCAAGAAATACTGGTGAATGGATCTGGAATCAAAGACCTTCAATATTTGAGAAAACTATGAATGGAGTTGAGAGTTGGGTTTACGCACTAAAAGGAACTTACAAAAATGGATTACTTTTAAACTCTTCTGATATTCATAATTATGATTTGATAATTTTGAATATGAATATCCAATACATTGCAAAATATACTGACATTTTAAAAGAAAACAAAACTAGAAAATCAATAATAGTTGGCTTATTTGAAGGTTGTTTATCTGATGTAATTCCTGTTTGGAAAAGTTGGAGTTCATTAGCAAATGAAATGGATTTTATAATTTCAATTAATAACTTAGGGACTAAATTTTTACAAACCTTAACCTATACACAGATTAAATACATAGGTATTCCATATCCAATTGAAGGAATCTCAAATTATTCTATAGGGTTGCAAGAGAAAGAGGAAAGTTGTTTATTATGTAGTATCCCTAGTTTAACTCCAATTGACTATTTAATTGGTAAACAATTAGGCTGTAAAATGATTGGTTTTGAAAAAAGTTTTGTTAGAAACATAAAGGGTGTTTCAAGAAATTTTTCACTCGATAAATTAAAATACATTAAAAAAACTAATAAAATATATAATGATGAAAATTTAACTTTATATCCAATGGGTTCCATGGATTCTTTTTTGAAAGTAGCAAGTAAATCTAAAATATGGATAAACTTAGATTCAAGATATACATGGGCTAGATATGTATTGGATGCGGCAGCTTTAGGTATACCAATTATTACCACATCTTCAACTGGACATGCAAATACATTGTTTCCCAATACTACAATAGATAATCCATTTGACACATCTAGGGCAGTAGAAATTGGATTAAAGCTACTAAAAGATAAAGATTACTATAAAGATGTAATTGAAATTGCAAAAGAAAAACTTAGCTGGTTCAGTATAGAAAAGACATTAAAAAGATTAGATATGATGTTAAAAGGAAATAATGAAAATTAA